ACTTCCTACAAAATCCATTCAGGAGAAACCTGTCAAATATTTGGCAAGTTTTTTTTCTGCTTTCTTTCCTAGTTTTGAGCTTTAAACAAAGTATTATGAATAAAGAAATTTTCCCAACAGAGCCCAGCGAAGATGGCTTTTTCTACCAAAGTGAAGAGGAGAAAAACAGCGGCATATTAACCCGGAAATACGACAACGGAAGTGAAGTAAAACACCTTGAACTCAAGGATGGCCGAAAAGCTTCGGTGAGAAAGCTCAAAGGCCGGGATTTTGTCGAAACCAAGAAAAGAATGCAAAATGATCCTGCCGGTGATTTTGAAACCATCAATATGAGTGTAGCCACCACCATAGAGGGAAAACAGCAGCCCCCGGAATTTTATCTCGATGATCTCTTCCAGGATGATTATGCAAAACTCATGATCGCGTTTTCCTCATTAAATTTTTAATAGGGCTCAGGGAAATAGCCTTTACAGCGCACTTCTATGGCATATCACCATTAGAGGTAGAACAGTGGTACAGCCGTGAGATATACCTTTATTATAGAGAAGCGGTAGCCATTCATAATACCTTAAACTCTATCGAAGAATGAATCATGCAGCTACCGCCGTAACCCTTTTACTCAGAGCCGATATTTCAGGCGCAGAGTCCGCCATCAGACAACTTGACAGATCTTTCTCCGGCACATTAAGCAGAATCAATGCACAGGGACAATCCTTGATCAATAGGGGGAAGAAAATGCAGGAGGCAGGCCTTTCCAACATGGCTGGAGGTGCTGCCATGCTCGCTCCATTAGGTTTAGCCGTAAAACAGGCCATAGAATTAGAATCAAAAATTGCCGATGTGGCCAAGGTAACCAATGATGATTTTGGAAGTAAAGGGTTTACTGAATTAACCAATAATGCCATCGCTGTTTCTAATCTATACGGAGGGGCTGCTACCAGTGTAGCAGAACTCATGGCCGAATTGGCAGCAGGAGGCGTGGCCAAAAAAGAAATTGATGGAGTGGCAAGGTCTGCCAGTAAGATTTCTTTCGCCTTTGACATGGCAGCAGGGGAGGCAGCCAAAGGCTATATGGTCATTAAAAATGCCATGGGCATTACCCTAAAAGAAACCGATGCCGTAATGGATGCCATGAACGCCGCCACCAACAAATTTGGCGGTAAAGCTTCCAATCTGGTGACTTTTATGGCCAAGGGCGGAGCCTCTGTAGCCAGTACATTAAAAGTTTCAGGAACTCATATGCAGGCCTTCGGGAATGCCCTGCAGGTTGTAGGACAAAGCGGCGAAGAGTCCGCAACCATCATGAAAAGATTCCAAAAAGCCATCATGGGAAATAAGGAGCTCAGCGCGATGTTTGTTAAAGCAGGCGGCGGAGCAAAAGGACTCATCGCTATTTTGGAAAAAGCAAAAGCCAGCGGTAATGCCTTTAGCTGGCTCAATAAAAGAGATGTCGGTGAATACAGTAACGCGGTAGCTCAATTAGCTGCCAATATGGATACAGCAACCGGAGTCAGAAACCAGCTTAACTTTCTCTCTAAAAATTCCAATGTGACAGGTAGTGTTCAAAATGAAGCCCAGAACCGCTTAAAAACAACAGGTGCACAATTGGAAATCCTAAAGCAGCAAACCATCAATGCCGGTATTAAAATAGGAGGCGCTTTATTACCCTCCCTAATGAAGCTGGCTCAGGCTGCAAAACCACTCATAGACAACCTTTCTAAATGGATAACAGAAAATCCTAAATTAGTGGAGGGTATTGTAAAAATCATTGCAGCCATTGCCGCTCTAAAGATAGGAGTCGGCGCCTTACAATTTGGACTTGGAAGTACGATCACCACGATAGGAAAATTTATCACTGGCGGAAGTAAGGCACTAAGTGCCATTTCTAAGTTTTCCTCAACAATAGGACCGCACATCGGTAAAACTTTCACAGTAGTGGGCAGAGTTTTTACCAGTATAGGCCCCGCCGCCATAAAAGCCGCTATGGGTCTGGGAAAAGCATTCAGGTTTATTGGGATCGCTTTTTCCACCGTGTCAAAATTACTCATCGCAAATCCCTGGATACTCTCTCTGACCGCCATTGCAGCAGCAGCCTATCTTATTTATAAAAACTGGGATAAGATTTCCACCTGGTTTTCTAAATTATGGACCAAGGTAGCCGCTGTTTTCCGTTCCTATATTAAACTCATATCCGCTCTGCTGATCAAATTCACCCCTGCAGGACTGATCTATAAACATTGGGATAAGATAAAAGGATGGTTCTCCTCACTCTGGGGCACTCTAAAAGAACTCTTTAATAAAGGACTGGAAGGCATTAAATTTTTATTTTTGAATTTCACTCCGCAGGGGCTGATCTACAAACACTGGTCTCCCATTACTGCTTTTTTCCAGAAATTATGGGACAAGGTCAAAGAGATATTCGCTAAAGCGATCAGTTGGATAAAAAATTCTGCGATAGGCCCATTAATCAGTAAGATGTTAAGTGGCCTGCAAGGAGCCGTGAGCAGTACCCGTTCCGCTCTTGATTACGCCTCAAAAAATTCTCTGGACGCAACAATTAATCATGTGGGAGGCACTAAAGCGCTCCCTCAACCCAAATCGTATGCCCGAAATCTAAACAGCAGCATGAGCTTCGCACCGGTGATTAATATAAGCGGCAGTATGGATCAGCCGACCCAACAAAAACTGACCGCCCAGATGCGAAGGGATTTTGAAAAGCAAATGGCAGACTACAGTCACGGACAAAAAAGAAAAGGATTCGAATGATATTTCAATTAGGCAATAAAGAATTTTCAGGCCTCTACGCCCCGGAAGCATGGTCTTATTCCGGAAATGAGGCTGTGCTTTCCCAGTATGATTTGATAGGCTCCAAGCCAAGGCTACAATTGGGGAGTGAAACCCTGGAAGAATTATCCCTACAGCTCACTTTAAGAGCGGATTTCTGCAATATCAATCAGGAATTACAGGATTTTGAAACATGGAAAAGCACAGGAGAAATATTACCCCTGATATTAGGCAATGGGGAGTATATCAACGATTTTGTACTCAAGTCCGCAGTGAAAACCATCTCGCAGACTTTCAGCGATGGATCCCCTATTGAGATTCAGGTTTCTCTGTCTCTTTTGGAAGTAGCTAATGATCCTGATAAGAAAAAAATCAATGCAAGGAAAAATGCACGGGCTGTTGGTGATAAACAGCAGATCAATACACTTCCTCCACAGCCCAAAACCTCAGAAGCACAGGCCCATAAAGCACTCATGGATGCCCAGTTAAAAGCATGGCAGGCCGCTGAAACAGCCAATCAAACCCTCCAAGTGGACAATCCCGCTTCTTTATTTGACAAAGTTAAAAACACTCTCGATCAGGCGCAGAATAACATGACCAAAGCAATCGATGCTATTTCTGAGGCGCAGCAGCAGATCCATAATGCAGCCGGTATTATTTCAGCCCTTAAAGAGTCTATGGCTCAGCTCACAGAGATTAAAACGGTAATGAAAGAACCTTTCAGAACACAAGACGTAAAGGCTGCTGTTTTGAATGCACAAAACGGAATCAGGGCGGTTAATACCGCTTCTACCGTATTCACTAATGATATTATTCTAAGAAAAATATAATAGCCGATACGATTCAATATATCACGCAAGATGGAGAGAGATGGGATTCCATTTCCTGGAAAATGTATGGAACCGTGAGAGAAATTCCACGATTAATTTCTGCTAATCCCCAGGTGCCCATTTCTGAAAGACTAAAAGCAGGGACTGTGCTGGAGGTTCCAGTATTGGAAAGTTACAACCTAAAAACCGAAAAAGACCAATTACCACCATGGAAACGCTAGATCAGATATACATCAAAGTCCTTTATAATGGTAAAAACATTACCGCAGATGTAAGCAAAAGCCTCATGTCTTTGGGGTATACAGATCATATGTCCGAGGCAGATACTCTGGACATTACCCTGGAGGATTCTGAGTGTAAATGGCAGAGTGAGTGGTATCCCGAGAAAGGTGCAAAGATCACTGCTCAAATCGGTATTGCAGGAGGTGAAGTCTTAGATTGCGGAATCTTTGAAATTGATGAGATTGAATTGTACGGCAGCCCCGATGCAGTCAATATACGCTGTATCGCAGCCGGATTTAAACAGGGACAGAAAAGAACCCTAAAAAGCCATGTTCACGAAAAGAAAACCCTTTCTCAGATCGTGCATACCATCGCAGCAGATCTAGGGTTAAAAGTCATTGGCAATGTGAGCCAGGTAAAAGTAGAGAGGCTCGTTCAGCAGAAAAAAGGCAATCTGACCACGCTCAAAAAACTCGCTTCCAGATACGGCTATACCTTCAATGTCAGGGATCAGAATTTAATTTTTATTAAAAACGAAGAATTGGAGGGTAAACAGGCCGTAGCCTATTTCGATAAAACGGATCTAATCAGCTTCTCTTTAACGGATAGAACTTTTGGCACCTATAGCTCCGCATCTATCAGGTTTCACAATCCGGAAGCAGGATCCATTATTGAGTATAAGACCTCAGAGGGAGGACTCCCCAATTCAGATGATGTCCTACATTTAGAACAGAGCGTAGATAGTATCGAGCAGGCACAGCAGATCACAAAATCAGCCCTCCGGGAAGCTAATAAAATGCAGCAATCAGGAAATATTGCCCTTCCCGGATCTGTGGTTCTGATAAGCGGCAATATCATTTCCCTGCATCGCCTGGGAAGACTTTCCGGGGATTATCTGATCAAAAGTGCTTCTCATACCTTGAGCAGTACCAGCGGCTGGCTGGTAGATGCAGAGATCTATAAAGTAGGATATAAGGAGGAGCTAGAAAAACAGACCGAAAGAAATACCCCGAAAAAAAATAAAAAAGACAGCAGCCAGTAAGTTTTAATGATAAAGCCAACTGGAGAATCCTTAAAAAATTGGCCACCACAATGCTAAAATTCGGATTTATAACAGAAATAGACCACGCTAAAGGGTGTGTCAGAGTGAACTTTGCCAGCGATCAGATCGTCAGCAATCCCCTGCCGGTATCTGTACCGGCTTCAAAAAAGGACAAATACACATTCCCATTTTCAATCAATGAGCAGGTATGGTGCCTGATGGATGAAAACTGTGAATTCGGAGTCGTGGGCGGCGCCATCTATTCCCAGAAAGATTTCCCGCCACAAGGAGCCCGTGAAGATAAGCTCATCACAGAAATGAACGATGGTACATTTAGACTGGAAATTGATAAAGCAAGCGGGAAATTCAAGATCAGCAATCCCGAAGTTAGTTTTAAGGAATTGTTTGAGGATTTAAAAATACTCATTGAAAACCTCAAAGTCAAAACATCCTCAGGACCCAGCGCAGGACTCCTGCCCGATACCATAGAGCGATTAAACCAGTTCGAACAGAAATACGAAAAAATACTATCCTGATGCCATTAGATAAAAATACATTAAAAACCGAAATTAAAGCCATTCTATCCGATATGGAAAACAAAGAAACGGACAGCAAAGAAGAATTTGCCCAAAGACTTTCAGAGGCTATTGATGCATTTGTTAAGAGCGCTACGGTTACGGTCGCTGCGGGAATTCCGGTAACAACCTCCGGCGGATCGGGCTCTACTTCAGAGCAAGGAACTGGAACCATCTCCTAAAGGCAAATATTCAGCAAAAATTTTCCCGGCACAAGACATTAAGTTTGCCCTATGCAAGTGAGCGATATCCCAACAAAAAACTGGCAGTTAGACCTTAACAATGCAGGTAAAATTGTAGCCGGATATGATGATATTCAGCAGTGTATTGCTATTATTCTGCGCACCCGAAAAGGAGAAGACCCCCTAAGACCAGACTTTGGAAGTGATATCTGGAAATGGCTCGATAAACCCATATCTGCCTCAAT
The nucleotide sequence above comes from Chryseobacterium sp. 7. Encoded proteins:
- a CDS encoding tail protein X codes for the protein MTQDGERWDSISWKMYGTVREIPRLISANPQVPISERLKAGTVLEVPVLESYNLKTEKDQLPPWKR
- a CDS encoding phage late control D family protein gives rise to the protein METLDQIYIKVLYNGKNITADVSKSLMSLGYTDHMSEADTLDITLEDSECKWQSEWYPEKGAKITAQIGIAGGEVLDCGIFEIDEIELYGSPDAVNIRCIAAGFKQGQKRTLKSHVHEKKTLSQIVHTIAADLGLKVIGNVSQVKVERLVQQKKGNLTTLKKLASRYGYTFNVRDQNLIFIKNEELEGKQAVAYFDKTDLISFSLTDRTFGTYSSASIRFHNPEAGSIIEYKTSEGGLPNSDDVLHLEQSVDSIEQAQQITKSALREANKMQQSGNIALPGSVVLISGNIISLHRLGRLSGDYLIKSASHTLSSTSGWLVDAEIYKVGYKEELEKQTERNTPKKNKKDSSQ
- a CDS encoding phage tail tape measure protein — protein: MNHAATAVTLLLRADISGAESAIRQLDRSFSGTLSRINAQGQSLINRGKKMQEAGLSNMAGGAAMLAPLGLAVKQAIELESKIADVAKVTNDDFGSKGFTELTNNAIAVSNLYGGAATSVAELMAELAAGGVAKKEIDGVARSASKISFAFDMAAGEAAKGYMVIKNAMGITLKETDAVMDAMNAATNKFGGKASNLVTFMAKGGASVASTLKVSGTHMQAFGNALQVVGQSGEESATIMKRFQKAIMGNKELSAMFVKAGGGAKGLIAILEKAKASGNAFSWLNKRDVGEYSNAVAQLAANMDTATGVRNQLNFLSKNSNVTGSVQNEAQNRLKTTGAQLEILKQQTINAGIKIGGALLPSLMKLAQAAKPLIDNLSKWITENPKLVEGIVKIIAAIAALKIGVGALQFGLGSTITTIGKFITGGSKALSAISKFSSTIGPHIGKTFTVVGRVFTSIGPAAIKAAMGLGKAFRFIGIAFSTVSKLLIANPWILSLTAIAAAAYLIYKNWDKISTWFSKLWTKVAAVFRSYIKLISALLIKFTPAGLIYKHWDKIKGWFSSLWGTLKELFNKGLEGIKFLFLNFTPQGLIYKHWSPITAFFQKLWDKVKEIFAKAISWIKNSAIGPLISKMLSGLQGAVSSTRSALDYASKNSLDATINHVGGTKALPQPKSYARNLNSSMSFAPVINISGSMDQPTQQKLTAQMRRDFEKQMADYSHGQKRKGFE
- a CDS encoding phage tail protein — translated: MIFQLGNKEFSGLYAPEAWSYSGNEAVLSQYDLIGSKPRLQLGSETLEELSLQLTLRADFCNINQELQDFETWKSTGEILPLILGNGEYINDFVLKSAVKTISQTFSDGSPIEIQVSLSLLEVANDPDKKKINARKNARAVGDKQQINTLPPQPKTSEAQAHKALMDAQLKAWQAAETANQTLQVDNPASLFDKVKNTLDQAQNNMTKAIDAISEAQQQIHNAAGIISALKESMAQLTEIKTVMKEPFRTQDVKAAVLNAQNGIRAVNTASTVFTNDIILRKI